The Phoenix dactylifera cultivar Barhee BC4 chromosome 9, palm_55x_up_171113_PBpolish2nd_filt_p, whole genome shotgun sequence genome window below encodes:
- the LOC103698599 gene encoding putative germin-like protein 2-1: MAAHFLLLALLALASSHAIASDPSQLQDFCVADLKSNVLVNGFVCKDPKLAKAEDFYFSGLDKPRDTGNKLGSNVTHVNVNQFPGLNTLGISLARLDFAPYGVNPPHIHPRGTEILTVLEGTLHVGFVTSNNPNNQLFTKILNKGDVFVFPQGLIHFQFNYGKTNAVAIAILSSQNPGVITIANAVFGANPPISDYVLAKAFQLDKKTVDWLQAQFRMNNNN, encoded by the exons ATGGCTGCCCATTTCCTCTTGCTTGCTCTCCTTGCTCTGGCTTCATCTCATGCCATTGCTTCTGATCCTAGTCAACTCCAGGACTTCTGTGTTGCAGatcttaaatcaaatg TGCTTGTAAATGGGTTCGTCTGCAAGGACCCGAAGCTTGCCAAAGCCGAAGATTTCTACTTCTCTGGCCTTGACAAGCCCCGCGACACAGGGAACAAACTTGGGTCTAATGTGACTCATGTCAACGTGAACCAGTTTCCTGGGCTCAACACGCTTGGCATCTCGCTGGCTCGCCTGGACTTTGCACCCTATGGAGTCAACCCTCCTCACATCCACCCAAGGGGAACGGAGATCCTCACGGTGTTGGAAGGCACGCTCCATGTCGGCTTCGTCACATCTAATAACCCGAACAACCAGCTCTTCACTAAGATCCTTAACAAGGGCGATGTGTTCGTATTTCCTCAAGGCCTTATCCATTTCCAATTCAACTACGGGAAGACAAATGCTGTTGCCATTGCCATTCTCAGTAGCCAGAACCCTGGCGTGATCACGATAGCCAATGCAGTCTTTGGAGCGAACCCACCAATCTCTGATTATGTTCTTGCCAAGGCCTTTCAATTGGACAAGAAGACCGTGGACTGGCTCCAGGCCCAATTCAGGATGAACAACAACAACTAG
- the LOC120111965 gene encoding uncharacterized protein LOC120111965, with product MVARATVVLEEIVVVLAAIKKYSGDYWYRQCGERVEVGSCSGGSYDNSIDGRDDDDNNDGGDGGMTCPSSSGSSSLLSDDERPTDPCPLRRRATSDAKLLSSSLLSGGKRPSASSSLVSGTERPATYDKLKKRRGSGPSTTSSARRFLCRSNRTGSLCSQGKKCSKAPKTQRLVTPLTLHDLIRPRSYTLHAYLMIWLSSIVAPVDHD from the exons ATGG TGGCGAGGGCAACAGTAGTGTTGGAGGAGATAGTAGTGGTGTTGGCAGCAATTAAAAAG TATAGTGGAGATTATTGGTATCGGCAATGTGGTGAACGTGTTGAGGTTGGCAGTTGCAGTGGTGGCAGCTACGACAATAGCATAGATGGTAGAGATGACGACGACAACAATGATGGTGGTGATGGTGGAATGACGTG CCCTAGCTCCTCtggctcctcctccctcctctccgacgaCGAGCGACCGACCGACCCttgtcctctccggcgccgagcgacgtccGACGCCAAGCTCCTCTCGtcctctctcctctccggcGGCAAGCGACCATCCGCATCCTCCTCTCTCGTCTCCGGCACCGAGCGACCGGCCACCTACGACAAGCTCAAAAAGCGAAGAGGCTCCGGACCATCTACGACAAGCTCCGCTCGAAGGTTTCTCTGCCGATCAAATCGAACAGGCTCTCTCTGCTCTCaag GCAAGAAGTGCAGCAAGGCGCCCAAGACTCAAAGGCTTGTAACTCCCCTGACTCTCCATGATCTTATAAGACCAAGATCTTATACCTTGCATGCTTACTTGATGATCTGGCTTTCTTCTATTGTGGCACCGGTAGACCATGATTAA
- the LOC120111966 gene encoding nucleosome assembly protein 1;1-like, whose product FQIQERDEGALKYLKDIKWCRIDNPKGFKLEFFFDPNPYFKNAILTKTYHMIDDEEPILEKAIGTEIEWLPGKCLTQKLLKKKPKKGSKNAKPITKTEECESFFNFFSPPQVPDDDEDIDEDIAEQLQSQMEQDYDIGSTIRDKIIPHAVSWFTGEAVQEDDFEDLEEDDEDEDGEEDEEEDEEDEDDDEEEEEEEGKTRKKTATTKKKSGGDGQQGDRPAECKQQ is encoded by the exons TTCCAGATTCAAGAGCGTGATGAGGGAGCTCTCAAGTATCTAAAGGATATCAAGTGGTGCAGAATAGATAATCCCAAGGGTTTCAAGCTTGAGTTTTTCTTTGATCCTAATCCTTATTTCAAGAATGCCATCCTGACAAAAACGTATCATATGATTGATGATGAAGAACCGATCCTAGAGAAAGCAATAGg GACTGAAATTGAATGGTTGCCAGGAAAGTGCTTGACTCAGAAGCTTCTGaaaaagaagccaaagaagggctCAAAGAATGCCAAGCCCATTACCAAAACTGAAGAATGTGAAAGTTTTTTCAATTTCTTTAGTCCACCTCAAGTCCCTGATGATGATGAGGATATCGATGAAGACATT GCTGAGCAGCTACAGAGTCAGATGGAGCAAGATTATGATATTGG GTCCACTATCAGAGACAAGATTATTCCTCATGCTGTTTCGTGGTTCACGGGGGAGGCTGTTCAGGAGGATGATTTTGAGGACTTAGAAGAggatgatgaagatgaagatggggaggaggacgaggaagaggatgaggaggatgaagatgatgatgaagaagaagaggaagaggaaggaaagaCCAGGAAGAAG ACAGCTACAACAAAGAAG AAGAGTGGAGGGGATGGTCAACAAGGGGATCGGCCCGCGGAGTGCAAGCAGCAGTAA